Proteins co-encoded in one Papaver somniferum cultivar HN1 chromosome 5, ASM357369v1, whole genome shotgun sequence genomic window:
- the LOC113280325 gene encoding serpin-ZX-like, which translates to MEKKTNGLIKNLLPDGAVDESTKFILANALYFKGCWSRNPFAKTITKNSKNTPWSKFFNVYSLPEQRDGLGELIAEASSNPSGFMHTYVPVNQSLVPPGENKVPKFKILFDFEASSVLKELDIVLPYDESQDELTEMANIDSRKYNKLHVDGVFHKCFVEVDEKGTEAVASTVVHMVCCADSPRPRPTPRRVDFVADHPFVFIIREEKCENPNFLGFNLTHKLNSLVKFSTYSDRS; encoded by the exons ATGGAAAAGAAAACAAATGGAttaataaaaaatcttcttcctGATGGAGCAGTCGATGAAAGTACAAAATTCATATTGGCGAATGCACTCTATTTCAAAGGATGTTGGAGTCGAAATCCGTTTGCTAAAACGATAACCAAGAATTCGAA GAACACACCGTGGTCCAAGTTTTTCAATGTATATAGTTTACCTGAGCAACGAGATGGACTTGGTGAACTTATAGCAGAGGCTAGTTCTAATCCCTCTGGTTTTATGCATACATATGTCCCGGTCAATCAGAGTTTGGTGCCACCGGGAGAAAATAAGGTTCCGAAATTCAAAATCCTTTTTGATTTTGAAGCATCAAGTGTACTCAAGGAATTGGATATAGTTTTGCCTTATGATGAATCTCAAGATGAGCTGACGGAGATGGCGAACATTGACAGTAGAAAATATAATAAGCTTCACGTTGACGGAGTTTTTCATAAGTGTTTTGTTGAAGTTGACGAAAAAGGAACCGAAGCTGTTGCTTCTACTGTTGTGCATATGGTGTGTTGTGCGGATTCTCCTCGTCCTCGTCCAACTCCTCGTCGTGTTGATTTTGTGGCAGATCATCCTTTCGTGTTCATTATCAGAGAGGAGAAGTGTGAGAACCCAAATTTTCTCGGGTTTAACTTAACTCATAAATTAAACTCGTTGGTCAAATTTTCCACTTATAGTGATAGAAGTTGA